A stretch of the Streptosporangium sp. NBC_01755 genome encodes the following:
- a CDS encoding acyltransferase family protein codes for MESDSSSGPVSETGRQRTPRRDRLYEIDALRITAAVSVVVYHYVFSAYAGGMSKVEFPVAGEIARFGYLGVDMFFMISGFVVLLSAWDRRPGAFLVSRIVRLYPAFWVAVTITALVSVTLGMGKYPVTLVQYLANLTMFNSLPDIPNVDVVYWTLWAEIRFYALIFVLAWIGITRGRVIGVLWGWLALTFLLQSGLLPASVHSLADLVVQSQFSHYFIAGMALCMVYRFGPSWQLSAIVLISFGNAVYRGIEFAGKVGTRYHTEIESAVVVAVIVAIFIVMFLVSLRVTQRLGRPWFAIAGALTYPLYLIHAHVGFIIFDRLGDIVQRHVLLVGMLVLMCLAAYAINIAVERPLAPRLKRLLTPIST; via the coding sequence GTGGAGAGTGACAGTTCCTCCGGACCGGTTTCGGAGACCGGGCGGCAGCGCACCCCGCGGCGTGACCGGCTCTACGAAATCGACGCACTCCGTATCACCGCGGCCGTCTCGGTGGTGGTGTACCACTACGTCTTCTCCGCGTACGCGGGTGGCATGAGCAAGGTCGAATTCCCCGTCGCGGGTGAGATCGCCAGGTTCGGTTACCTGGGCGTGGACATGTTCTTCATGATCAGCGGTTTTGTCGTGCTGCTCAGTGCCTGGGATCGTCGGCCGGGAGCCTTCCTGGTCTCGCGGATCGTCCGGCTCTATCCGGCCTTCTGGGTCGCGGTCACGATCACCGCGCTGGTCTCGGTCACGCTGGGTATGGGCAAGTACCCCGTCACGCTCGTGCAGTACCTCGCCAACCTGACGATGTTCAACTCGTTGCCCGACATCCCCAACGTCGACGTCGTCTACTGGACGCTGTGGGCCGAGATCAGGTTCTACGCGCTCATCTTCGTGCTCGCCTGGATCGGCATCACCCGAGGCCGGGTCATCGGGGTGCTGTGGGGCTGGCTGGCGCTGACCTTCCTGCTGCAGAGCGGGTTGCTTCCCGCCTCGGTCCACTCACTGGCCGACCTGGTGGTGCAGTCGCAGTTCTCGCACTACTTCATCGCGGGTATGGCCTTGTGCATGGTCTACCGGTTCGGCCCGTCCTGGCAGCTCAGCGCGATCGTCCTGATCTCCTTCGGCAACGCCGTCTACCGGGGCATCGAGTTCGCCGGCAAGGTGGGCACCCGCTACCACACCGAGATCGAGAGTGCCGTCGTGGTGGCCGTCATCGTCGCGATCTTCATCGTGATGTTCCTCGTCTCGCTCCGCGTCACCCAGCGGCTCGGCCGCCCCTGGTTCGCCATCGCCGGAGCCCTGACCTACCCGCTGTACCTGATCCACGCGCACGTCGGCTTCATTATCTTCGACCGGCTCGGTGACATCGTGCAGCGGCATGTGCTGCTGGTCGGGATGCTGGTGCTGATGTGTCTGGCGGCCTACGCCATCAACATCGCGGTCGAACGTCCGCTGGCACCCCGGTTGAAACGGCTCCTTACCCCGATCTCCACGTAG
- a CDS encoding DUF4143 domain-containing protein, which translates to MPRTGPPPAHPGQMSADIERTSDMRRLLALLAAQTGGLLNLSRLGSELSISTPTVRNYVEIGVRSRFNRGASGRSTAMLMA; encoded by the coding sequence ATGCCACGGACCGGCCCTCCTCCTGCGCACCCCGGCCAGATGAGCGCGGACATCGAGCGCACCAGCGACATGCGGAGACTCCTCGCGCTCCTCGCGGCGCAGACCGGAGGGCTACTCAACCTCAGTCGGCTCGGGTCCGAACTGAGCATCTCCACACCTACTGTCCGCAACTACGTGGAGATCGGGGTAAGGAGCCGTTTCAACCGGGGTGCCAGCGGACGTTCGACCGCGATGTTGATGGCGTAG
- a CDS encoding MFS transporter, which produces MKSYLAVLGSPGAWRFLVPAFLARLPYAMLQLGILLLVQWSTGSYGVAGVAAAAAAVAAALAGPQTGRLADRYGQAKVLFPQVGLHAAALGTLLLLASTHAPALALVVVAALVGASVPQIGSMVRARWAHMLGGSGRLDAAFALESITDELTFTLAPVLLVAISTGFSPVWALLLALVMIVTGTLLFALVGKGAPEPMPVRVRAQRGVLRLRGVAVLAGAFIAIGTVFGSLQVGVTSYTAALGQAGAAGPIYATFSGASFVGGILYGVVRWRAVAPIRLVAGVGLLSAATAVLTLATSIPMLYGGAALAGFVIAPAVITGYTLVEALVPSEVRTEAFTWLTGAIGLGIATGAAVAGQLVDRFGEALAFLVPPITTGLAAVLILIFLRTLRPATQRSQPRELAPAA; this is translated from the coding sequence TTGAAGTCGTACCTTGCCGTGCTCGGCTCCCCCGGAGCGTGGCGCTTCCTCGTTCCCGCGTTCCTCGCGCGCCTGCCGTACGCGATGCTCCAGCTCGGCATCCTGCTGCTCGTGCAGTGGTCCACCGGCTCGTACGGCGTGGCGGGTGTCGCCGCTGCCGCCGCCGCAGTGGCGGCGGCGCTGGCCGGTCCGCAGACCGGGCGGCTGGCCGACAGGTACGGTCAGGCGAAGGTGCTGTTCCCGCAGGTCGGCCTGCATGCCGCCGCGCTGGGCACGCTGCTCCTGCTCGCCTCCACCCATGCTCCGGCCCTGGCGCTGGTGGTCGTCGCGGCACTGGTCGGTGCCTCGGTGCCGCAGATCGGTTCGATGGTCCGGGCCCGCTGGGCGCACATGCTCGGCGGCTCCGGCAGGCTCGATGCGGCCTTCGCCCTGGAGTCCATCACCGATGAGCTGACCTTCACCCTCGCCCCGGTGCTGCTGGTGGCCATCTCGACCGGGTTCTCACCGGTCTGGGCGTTGCTGCTGGCGCTGGTCATGATCGTGACCGGGACGTTGCTGTTCGCCCTGGTCGGCAAGGGCGCTCCCGAGCCGATGCCGGTCCGGGTCCGTGCCCAGCGCGGAGTGCTCCGGCTGCGGGGGGTGGCCGTGCTCGCGGGTGCCTTCATCGCCATCGGCACCGTCTTCGGTAGTCTCCAGGTCGGCGTCACCTCCTACACCGCCGCACTCGGCCAGGCCGGAGCGGCAGGGCCGATCTACGCGACCTTCTCGGGGGCCAGCTTCGTCGGCGGCATCCTCTACGGCGTCGTCCGCTGGCGGGCGGTTGCCCCGATCCGTCTCGTGGCGGGCGTCGGACTGCTCTCCGCAGCCACGGCCGTCCTGACGCTCGCCACTTCCATCCCCATGCTGTATGGCGGAGCCGCTCTGGCCGGGTTCGTCATCGCCCCCGCCGTGATCACCGGCTACACGCTGGTCGAGGCCCTGGTGCCCAGCGAGGTCAGGACCGAGGCGTTCACCTGGCTCACCGGTGCGATCGGACTGGGCATCGCGACCGGCGCCGCCGTGGCCGGTCAGCTCGTGGACCGCTTCGGCGAGGCCCTGGCCTTCCTGGTCCCGCCGATCACCACCGGCCTGGCGGCCGTGCTCATCCTGATCTTCCTCCGAACCCTGAGGCCCGCCACCCAACGCTCACAGCCTCGCGAACTGGCTCCAGCCGCCTGA
- the ltrA gene encoding group II intron reverse transcriptase/maturase, which produces MSAVLAIPAAVGPRVPRDPVRALQHVLYRAAKADPGRRFHALMDKVYRRDVLERGWVMVRSNNGAPGIDATTLADIEEYGIVRLLEELAAELRQGRYRPLPARRVMIPKPGLKDEYRPLSIPAVRDRIVQAAVKIVFEPVFEADMADCSFGFRPKRSAHDALQVLIEEQARGRRWVVETDIANCFSAIPHDELMRAIEERVCDQSLLKLLRVILRAGVMEDGQIRREVTGTPQGGVVSPVLCNVYLHRLDRAWDEADGVLARYADDAIVMCWSRGQAERALARLTELLAALGLEPKAAKTRIVHLEVGGEGLDFLGFHHRLVRSRGFNGKRPFVFLARWPSDRAMQHARDRIRDLTDGRRLLLRTEAITKEVNLFLRGWAGYFRYGHSARRFSKIREFAWMRLALFLSRKHRRSRSYGRGVLKRSLSDLGLISLYGIVVAPRAGKPWRERPNAGGERRR; this is translated from the coding sequence GTGAGTGCCGTTTTGGCTATTCCCGCCGCCGTGGGGCCGCGTGTTCCGCGTGATCCGGTCCGCGCCTTGCAGCATGTGCTCTACCGGGCGGCCAAGGCCGATCCCGGACGTCGGTTCCACGCGCTCATGGACAAGGTCTATCGCAGAGACGTTCTGGAGCGCGGGTGGGTCATGGTGCGCAGCAACAACGGCGCACCGGGCATCGACGCGACCACGCTGGCCGACATCGAGGAGTACGGGATCGTCCGGCTTCTTGAGGAGTTGGCCGCGGAACTTCGGCAGGGCCGGTATCGGCCATTGCCCGCGCGCCGGGTGATGATCCCCAAGCCTGGGCTGAAGGACGAGTACCGGCCGTTGTCGATTCCCGCTGTTCGGGATCGGATCGTGCAGGCCGCTGTGAAGATCGTGTTCGAACCGGTCTTCGAGGCGGACATGGCTGATTGCTCATTCGGGTTTCGCCCGAAGCGCTCAGCACACGATGCTCTGCAAGTGCTCATTGAGGAGCAGGCGCGGGGCCGCCGGTGGGTGGTCGAGACGGACATCGCCAACTGCTTTTCGGCGATTCCGCACGATGAGTTGATGCGTGCGATCGAGGAACGCGTCTGCGATCAGTCGCTCCTGAAGCTCCTGCGGGTGATTCTGCGCGCCGGGGTGATGGAGGACGGACAGATCCGGCGAGAGGTCACCGGCACGCCACAAGGCGGCGTGGTTTCACCCGTCCTCTGTAACGTCTACCTGCACCGATTGGATCGGGCGTGGGACGAGGCGGACGGCGTGCTGGCCCGCTATGCCGACGACGCGATCGTGATGTGCTGGTCCCGCGGTCAAGCCGAGCGGGCCCTGGCCCGCCTGACGGAGCTGCTGGCGGCACTCGGTTTGGAGCCGAAGGCCGCCAAGACCCGCATCGTGCACCTGGAGGTCGGTGGGGAAGGCCTGGACTTCCTGGGCTTTCACCACCGGCTGGTGCGCTCACGCGGGTTCAACGGGAAACGGCCGTTCGTTTTCCTCGCTCGCTGGCCCTCAGACAGGGCGATGCAACACGCCCGCGACCGGATCCGTGACCTCACGGACGGCCGCAGGCTGCTGCTTCGCACCGAAGCGATCACCAAGGAGGTCAACCTGTTCCTGCGGGGATGGGCTGGCTATTTCCGGTACGGGCATTCTGCCCGGCGCTTTAGCAAGATCAGAGAGTTCGCCTGGATGCGCCTGGCGCTGTTCCTCAGCCGAAAACACCGGCGCAGCCGGAGCTACGGCCGGGGCGTGCTGAAACGCTCGCTCAGCGATCTCGGCTTGATCAGCCTGTATGGAATCGTCGTCGCGCCCAGGGCGGGCAAGCCCTGGCGGGAAAGGCCGAATGCCGGCGGTGAACGACGTCGGTGA